Proteins from a genomic interval of Massilia sp. KIM:
- a CDS encoding glutathione S-transferase family protein, with amino-acid sequence MYALYYSPGTASMVIHALLRETGAPFTLQPVDFERKAQHGADYLRLNPAGMVPTLIVDGAPVQESAALILLLAERHPEAQLAPPPGDPSRADWLKWTVHLSSHLGALYRTWFYPGDLGLDDYPDAMRDALRARIEAVFEYIEQHLAAHGPYLLGERFSSADLQLTMYMRWSRKMPRPATTWPRLNALAHRVTARASWTAMCEAEGLADWAPAPL; translated from the coding sequence ATGTATGCCCTGTACTACTCGCCCGGCACGGCCAGCATGGTGATCCACGCCCTGCTGCGCGAGACCGGGGCGCCGTTCACGCTGCAGCCCGTCGACTTCGAGCGCAAGGCGCAGCACGGCGCCGACTACCTCCGGCTCAACCCGGCCGGCATGGTGCCGACCCTGATCGTGGACGGCGCGCCGGTGCAGGAATCGGCGGCCCTGATCCTGCTGCTGGCCGAACGCCACCCCGAGGCGCAGCTGGCCCCGCCGCCCGGCGACCCCAGTCGCGCCGACTGGCTGAAGTGGACCGTGCACCTGTCCAGCCACCTGGGCGCGCTGTACCGGACCTGGTTCTATCCGGGCGACCTGGGCCTGGACGACTACCCGGACGCCATGCGCGACGCGCTGCGCGCGCGCATCGAAGCGGTGTTCGAGTACATCGAGCAGCACCTCGCCGCGCACGGCCCCTACCTGCTGGGCGAACGCTTTTCCTCCGCCGACCTGCAGCTGACGATGTACATGCGCTGGTCGCGCAAGATGCCGCGTCCCGCCACCACCTGGCCGCGCCTGAATGCGCTGGCGCATCGGGTGACCGCGCGCGCCAGCTGGACCGCCATGTGCGAGGCCGAAGGCCTGGCCGACTGGGCGCCCGCGCCCCTGTGA
- a CDS encoding Hsp70 family protein, whose protein sequence is MTYLVGIDLGTTNTVLAYGPGAKAEAKPKAGATELFSIEQLVAPGEVAGAPLLPSMRYHPLENELAPGELQLPWAAPDPGGLALVAVGRLARVLGAATPGRLVASAKSWLSHPGVDRMAPILPWGADPEVPRVSPVAASASYLAHLRAAWNARFPRHPLERQQIVLTVPASFDEGARQLTLEAARQAGLPTVRLLEEPQAALYDWLHRHRASLSQDLGDARLVLVADVGGGTTDFSLVKVELHEGEPRLSRIGVGNHLILGGDNMDLALAHLAESRMAEPGAEGAQRTRLSAARLAQLTERCRAAKEQLLAPDAPESVAVTLLGAGARLIGASRKAELRREDIERIVLDGFFPLNEAQEEPKRARAGIVEFGLPYASDPAITRHLAGFLRQHAQAAREALGLPDDGRLPVPDTLLLNGGVFRGAALAARLHDTLARWRGAPLRVLHNEDPDVAVARGAVAYSLARQGLAPSIESGAARSYYLLLDEGGERLQAVCLLPRGAPAALEVPLAGRSFGLRVGRPVRFHLVSTVADAAPPQAGDLVELAPQDVVRLPAISTVLRAAPGAAPKAEIPVRLVTQLSEVGSLEVHCVAEDGSGQRWQLAFQLRDTGAEAPPPEAASLPPGFEAALEKIERVFGARARDVDPKETRQLRASLEHLLGARERWDTPLLRALFDALMARAKGRRRSAEHERAWLNLAGYCLRPGFGHPLDEWRIEQLWAMFETGVQYHKDSQARAEWWTLWRRVAGGLSVEAQLRLLDDFAFNLQADAAERGRRPVSLVDGSEDDMLRMGASLERIPAAYKTEIGEWMLEQIMAIPPAAKPDARAGARYARYLWALGRVGARQSFQSSAHEVAPGEVAEAWLGRLMQLDWRRIEPAGFAAAHIARMTGDRSRDIGPAVREEVLRKLAASGAPPSWSAMVREVVELDQAVETRMLGDALPPGLKLLR, encoded by the coding sequence GTGACCTACCTCGTCGGCATCGACCTCGGCACCACCAACACGGTGCTGGCCTATGGCCCCGGGGCCAAGGCCGAGGCCAAGCCCAAGGCCGGGGCCACCGAGCTGTTCTCCATCGAGCAGCTGGTGGCGCCCGGCGAAGTGGCCGGCGCGCCCCTGCTGCCCTCGATGCGCTACCACCCGCTCGAGAACGAGCTCGCCCCCGGCGAGTTGCAGCTACCCTGGGCCGCCCCCGATCCGGGCGGCCTCGCGCTGGTGGCGGTCGGCCGCCTGGCGCGCGTCCTGGGCGCGGCCACACCCGGACGCCTGGTGGCCAGCGCCAAGAGCTGGCTCTCGCATCCCGGCGTGGACCGCATGGCCCCCATCCTGCCCTGGGGCGCCGACCCCGAGGTGCCGAGGGTGTCGCCGGTGGCGGCCAGCGCCAGCTACCTGGCCCACCTGCGCGCGGCCTGGAACGCGCGCTTCCCCAGGCATCCGCTGGAACGCCAGCAGATCGTCCTCACCGTTCCCGCCTCCTTCGACGAAGGCGCGCGCCAGCTCACCCTGGAGGCCGCGCGCCAGGCCGGCCTGCCGACCGTGCGCCTGCTGGAAGAACCCCAGGCCGCGCTCTACGACTGGCTGCACCGCCACCGCGCCAGCCTGTCCCAGGACCTCGGCGACGCGCGCCTGGTGCTGGTGGCCGACGTCGGCGGCGGCACCACCGACTTCAGCCTGGTCAAGGTGGAACTGCACGAGGGCGAGCCGCGCTTGAGCCGCATCGGCGTCGGCAACCACCTGATCCTGGGCGGCGACAACATGGACCTGGCGCTGGCCCACCTGGCCGAATCGCGCATGGCAGAACCGGGGGCCGAGGGCGCACAGCGCACGCGCCTGTCGGCCGCGCGCCTGGCCCAGCTCACCGAGCGCTGCCGCGCCGCCAAGGAACAGCTGCTCGCGCCCGACGCCCCGGAATCGGTGGCCGTCACCCTGCTCGGCGCCGGCGCGCGCCTGATCGGCGCCAGCCGCAAGGCCGAGCTGAGGCGCGAGGACATCGAACGCATCGTGCTGGACGGCTTCTTCCCGCTCAACGAGGCCCAGGAAGAACCGAAACGCGCGCGCGCCGGCATCGTCGAATTCGGCCTGCCCTACGCCAGCGACCCGGCCATCACGCGCCACCTGGCCGGCTTCCTGCGCCAGCACGCGCAGGCGGCGCGCGAGGCGCTCGGCCTGCCGGACGACGGCCGCCTGCCGGTGCCCGACACCCTGCTGCTCAATGGCGGCGTGTTCCGCGGCGCGGCGCTGGCCGCGCGCCTGCACGACACCCTTGCGCGCTGGCGCGGCGCGCCCCTGCGCGTGCTGCACAACGAGGATCCGGACGTGGCGGTGGCGCGCGGCGCGGTCGCCTATTCGCTGGCGCGCCAGGGCCTGGCCCCCTCCATCGAAAGCGGCGCGGCGCGCAGCTACTACCTGCTGCTGGACGAGGGCGGCGAGCGCCTGCAGGCCGTGTGCCTGCTTCCGCGCGGCGCCCCGGCCGCGCTCGAAGTGCCGCTGGCCGGCCGCAGCTTCGGCCTGCGCGTGGGGCGGCCGGTGCGCTTCCACCTGGTCTCGACCGTGGCCGACGCCGCGCCGCCCCAGGCCGGCGACCTGGTCGAACTCGCGCCCCAGGACGTGGTGCGCCTGCCCGCGATTTCGACCGTGCTGCGCGCCGCGCCCGGCGCCGCGCCCAAGGCCGAGATCCCGGTGCGGCTGGTGACCCAGCTGAGCGAAGTCGGCTCGCTCGAAGTGCATTGCGTGGCCGAGGATGGCAGCGGCCAGCGCTGGCAGCTCGCCTTCCAGTTGCGCGACACCGGCGCGGAAGCGCCGCCGCCCGAGGCCGCATCGCTGCCGCCCGGGTTCGAGGCGGCGCTCGAGAAGATCGAACGCGTGTTCGGCGCCCGCGCCAGGGATGTCGACCCGAAGGAAACCCGCCAGCTGCGCGCCAGCCTGGAACACCTGCTGGGCGCGCGCGAGCGCTGGGACACGCCCCTGCTGCGCGCCTTGTTCGACGCCCTGATGGCGCGCGCCAAGGGCCGCCGCCGCTCGGCCGAGCACGAGCGCGCCTGGCTCAACCTGGCCGGCTACTGCCTGCGTCCCGGCTTCGGCCATCCGCTCGACGAGTGGCGCATCGAACAGTTGTGGGCGATGTTCGAGACCGGGGTCCAGTACCACAAGGATAGCCAGGCGCGCGCCGAGTGGTGGACCCTGTGGCGGCGCGTGGCCGGCGGCCTGTCGGTCGAGGCCCAGCTGCGCCTGCTCGACGATTTCGCCTTCAACCTCCAGGCCGACGCGGCGGAGCGCGGGCGCCGCCCGGTGAGCCTGGTCGACGGCAGCGAGGACGACATGCTGCGCATGGGCGCCTCGCTGGAGCGCATCCCTGCGGCCTACAAGACCGAGATCGGCGAGTGGATGCTGGAACAGATCATGGCGATCCCTCCGGCCGCAAAACCGGACGCCAGGGCGGGCGCGCGCTATGCGCGCTACCTGTGGGCGCTGGGCCGCGTGGGAGCGCGCCAGTCCTTCCAGTCAAGCGCCCACGAGGTCGCGCCGGGTGAGGTCGCCGAAGCCTGGCTGGGCCGGCTGATGCAGCTCGACTGGCGCAGGATCGAGCCGGCCGGCTTCGCCGCCGCCCACATCGCGCGCATGACCGGCGACCGCTCGCGCGACATCGGCCCGGCCGTGCGCGAGGAAGTGCTGCGCAAGCTGGCCGCCAGCGGCGCGCCGCCCTCGTGGTCGGCCATGGTGCGCGAGGTGGTGGAACTCGACCAGGCCGTCGAAACCCGCATGCTGGGCGACGCCCTCCCCCCGGGACTCAAACTGCTGCGCTGA
- a CDS encoding TetR family transcriptional regulator: MSRTKLLSDELVLDQAVELMHRNGPEGLSFASLAGACGLSGATLVQRFGTKLQLRQRALLHAWDQLEARTAALIGEMTRSPDGARRLLVALSQGYGDIDAYAQGLLLLREDMRDPALRARGAAWGARLSAELDACFPRPGLGALMAAQWQGALLWWAFDPRQPVQDFVDAALADFVAALAS; this comes from the coding sequence ATGTCGCGCACCAAACTGCTATCAGATGAACTTGTCCTCGACCAGGCGGTCGAGCTCATGCACCGCAACGGACCGGAGGGCCTGAGTTTCGCCAGCCTCGCCGGCGCCTGCGGCCTGTCAGGCGCGACGCTGGTGCAGCGTTTCGGCACCAAGCTGCAACTGCGCCAGCGCGCGCTGTTGCACGCCTGGGACCAGCTCGAAGCGCGCACGGCTGCGCTCATCGGGGAAATGACACGCAGTCCGGATGGCGCGCGCAGGCTGCTGGTCGCGCTGTCGCAGGGCTACGGCGACATCGACGCCTACGCGCAGGGCCTGCTGCTGCTGCGTGAAGACATGCGCGACCCCGCCTTGCGTGCGCGCGGCGCGGCATGGGGGGCTCGCTTGAGCGCGGAGCTCGACGCCTGCTTCCCGCGACCTGGCCTGGGCGCCCTCATGGCCGCCCAATGGCAGGGCGCGCTGCTGTGGTGGGCCTTCGACCCACGCCAGCCGGTGCAGGACTTCGTCGACGCGGCGCTGGCCGACTTCGTGGCCGCGCTGGCATCCTGA
- the fabF gene encoding beta-ketoacyl-ACP synthase II, with the protein MSTRRIVVTGMGIVSPLGCGVDTVWRRLLDGHSGLVTLPEELTEGIAAKVAGVVPALTPDQPWGFDPALAVEPKDHKKMDRFVMFAMAAAQEALQQAGWQPQTDEERERTATIVASGVGGFGAIVDAVRTTDARGPKRLSPFTVPNFLANMASGHISIRYGLRGPLGAPVTACAASVQAIGDAARLIRAGEADVAVCGGAEACIDRVSFGGFAAARAMSTAFGERPTEASRPFDVARDGFVMGEGAGMLVIEELEHALRRGATPIMELLGYGTSADAYHMTSPPEDGSGGRRAMEQALRQAGLAPAQIGHLNAHATSTPVGDASELAAIRAIFGSGQGPAVSATKSSTGHLLGAAGGVEAIFTVLALRDQIAPPTRNLAQPDPAAEGLDLVGATPRAIATDYAISNGFGFGGVNASVVFGRL; encoded by the coding sequence TTGAGTACGCGACGAATTGTTGTTACCGGTATGGGAATCGTTTCGCCCCTGGGCTGTGGCGTCGACACGGTGTGGCGCCGCCTGCTGGACGGCCACTCCGGCCTGGTCACCCTGCCCGAAGAGCTCACCGAAGGGATCGCGGCCAAGGTCGCGGGCGTGGTGCCGGCATTGACGCCGGACCAGCCCTGGGGCTTCGACCCGGCGCTGGCGGTGGAGCCCAAGGACCACAAGAAGATGGACCGCTTCGTCATGTTCGCCATGGCCGCGGCCCAGGAAGCCCTGCAGCAGGCGGGCTGGCAGCCCCAAACCGACGAGGAGCGCGAACGCACCGCCACCATCGTGGCCTCGGGCGTGGGCGGCTTCGGCGCGATCGTCGACGCCGTGCGCACCACCGATGCGCGCGGGCCGAAGCGCCTGTCGCCCTTCACCGTGCCGAACTTCCTGGCCAACATGGCGTCCGGCCACATCTCGATCCGCTACGGCCTGCGCGGCCCGCTCGGCGCGCCGGTCACCGCCTGCGCCGCCAGCGTCCAGGCCATCGGCGACGCCGCGCGCCTGATCCGCGCAGGCGAAGCCGACGTCGCCGTGTGCGGCGGGGCCGAGGCCTGCATCGACCGCGTCAGCTTCGGCGGCTTCGCCGCCGCGCGCGCGATGTCGACCGCCTTCGGCGAGCGCCCGACCGAGGCCTCGCGCCCCTTCGACGTGGCGCGCGACGGCTTCGTGATGGGCGAAGGCGCCGGCATGCTGGTGATCGAGGAGCTCGAACACGCCCTGCGCCGCGGCGCCACCCCGATCATGGAACTGCTGGGCTATGGCACCAGCGCCGACGCCTACCACATGACCTCGCCGCCCGAGGACGGCAGCGGCGGACGGCGCGCGATGGAACAGGCGCTGCGCCAGGCCGGGCTCGCGCCCGCCCAGATCGGTCACCTGAACGCCCACGCGACCTCCACGCCAGTGGGCGACGCCAGCGAACTGGCCGCGATCAGGGCGATCTTCGGCAGCGGCCAAGGTCCTGCGGTTTCCGCCACCAAGTCCTCCACCGGCCACCTGCTGGGCGCGGCCGGCGGGGTCGAAGCGATCTTCACGGTGCTGGCCCTGCGCGACCAGATCGCCCCGCCGACGCGCAACCTGGCGCAGCCCGACCCGGCCGCCGAAGGCCTCGACCTGGTCGGCGCGACGCCGCGCGCTATCGCCACCGACTACGCGATCTCGAACGGCTTCGGCTTCGGCGGCGTGAACGCCAGCGTGGTGTTCGGGCGGCTGTAA
- a CDS encoding alpha/beta fold hydrolase codes for MKAIKHIALALSLAGAAVTASAADLKPTVILVHGAFADSGSWNGVAAKLRTDGYQVIGAANPLRSVKTDADFVSSIVKSVKGPVVLVGHSYGGAVISAAANGNPNVKSLVYVAAFAPEAGETVLELSGKFPGGTLGSALAAPVTLSNGGKDLYIDQAKFHQQFAADVPQAEAALMAVGQRPITEAALTEKAGAPAWKKLPSYFIYGSADKNIPAAALGFMAERAKSRKTVVVPNASHVVMTSNPAAVAELIETAAR; via the coding sequence ATGAAAGCCATCAAACACATCGCCCTCGCCCTGTCGCTCGCCGGCGCCGCCGTCACCGCCTCGGCCGCCGACCTCAAGCCGACCGTCATCCTGGTGCACGGCGCCTTCGCCGACTCGGGCAGCTGGAACGGCGTGGCCGCCAAGCTGCGCACCGATGGCTACCAGGTAATCGGCGCCGCCAATCCGCTGCGCAGCGTGAAGACCGACGCCGACTTCGTTTCCAGCATCGTCAAGAGCGTCAAGGGCCCGGTCGTGCTGGTCGGCCATTCGTATGGCGGCGCCGTGATCTCGGCCGCAGCCAACGGCAACCCGAACGTGAAGAGCCTGGTCTACGTCGCCGCCTTCGCGCCGGAAGCGGGTGAAACCGTCCTCGAACTGAGCGGCAAGTTCCCAGGCGGGACCCTCGGTTCGGCCCTGGCAGCGCCGGTCACCCTCAGCAACGGCGGCAAGGACCTGTACATCGACCAGGCCAAGTTCCACCAGCAGTTCGCCGCCGACGTGCCGCAGGCCGAAGCCGCACTGATGGCCGTGGGCCAGCGTCCGATCACCGAAGCCGCGCTGACCGAGAAGGCGGGCGCCCCGGCCTGGAAGAAGCTGCCCTCCTACTTCATCTACGGCAGCGCCGACAAGAACATCCCGGCCGCCGCCCTGGGCTTCATGGCCGAACGCGCCAAGTCGCGCAAGACCGTGGTGGTGCCGAACGCCTCGCACGTGGTGATGACCTCGAATCCGGCCGCCGTCGCCGAGCTGATCGAGACCGCCGCTCGCTGA
- a CDS encoding AraC family transcriptional regulator codes for MIPAWHSTLTVSAHFLHGMLAHVRARRGEAVSAQVLASAGIPASLLRQPDARLTRQQYVALYKTVAATLDDEMLGLWSRPIRTGTLKYLMLSLLDAPTVLVALHRFVRFWNLLLDDYRLQISARHELVRLALLAREPGAAVAPLGHELMMKLVHGIASWLLGREIGLHRVEFCFSRPRHAEDYAFLFPGELGFDAEATAIHFAYQDCAEQFRRGKHELWAFLKRAPEDWTFSVLHRASIAARTREYLEQHLARPVAIEELAQALHISVRTLNRRFAEEGTHFQAVKDGLRRDIAVHRLTNSNTGVAALAFDLGFADATGFCRAFKHWTGSSPSAYRKGSRQGE; via the coding sequence ATGATTCCCGCCTGGCACAGCACGCTCACCGTTTCCGCCCACTTCCTGCACGGGATGCTGGCCCACGTGCGCGCCCGGCGCGGCGAAGCGGTGAGCGCCCAGGTGCTCGCCAGCGCCGGCATTCCCGCCTCGCTGCTGCGCCAGCCGGACGCGCGCCTGACGCGCCAGCAGTACGTGGCGCTGTACAAGACGGTCGCCGCCACCCTGGACGACGAGATGCTGGGGCTGTGGTCGCGTCCGATCCGTACCGGCACCCTGAAATACCTCATGCTCAGCCTGCTGGACGCGCCGACCGTGCTGGTGGCCCTGCATCGTTTCGTGCGTTTCTGGAACCTGCTGCTGGACGACTACCGCCTGCAGATCTCGGCCAGGCACGAACTGGTGCGGCTGGCGCTGCTGGCGCGCGAGCCCGGCGCCGCGGTCGCGCCGCTGGGGCATGAACTGATGATGAAGCTGGTCCACGGCATCGCATCCTGGCTGCTCGGCAGGGAGATCGGCCTGCACCGGGTGGAGTTCTGCTTTTCCAGGCCCAGGCATGCGGAGGACTACGCCTTCCTGTTTCCCGGCGAGCTGGGTTTCGACGCCGAGGCCACCGCCATCCATTTCGCCTACCAGGATTGCGCGGAGCAGTTCCGGCGCGGGAAGCACGAGCTGTGGGCCTTCCTGAAACGGGCTCCCGAAGACTGGACTTTCAGCGTCCTGCACCGCGCATCCATCGCGGCGCGCACGCGCGAGTATCTGGAGCAGCACCTGGCGCGCCCGGTGGCGATCGAGGAACTGGCCCAGGCCCTGCACATCTCGGTGCGCACCCTGAACCGCCGCTTCGCGGAGGAGGGAACCCATTTCCAGGCGGTGAAGGACGGACTGCGGCGCGACATCGCGGTCCACCGACTGACCAACTCGAACACCGGCGTGGCGGCCCTGGCCTTCGACCTCGGCTTCGCCGACGCCACCGGCTTTTGCCGCGCCTTCAAGCACTGGACCGGCAGCAGTCCCTCGGCCTACCGCAAGGGCAGCCGCCAGGGAGAATAG
- a CDS encoding diguanylate cyclase has translation MSTAHNAFPSQSATGAERGALRGALRGARAYWEMQKRCAIIAGSVNVLMLVVFHIAGLDALALFSVGSIAAYALAWLCLQRRHNRLAIGLMCAETVTHAGFGFLLAGPESGSHYYLLLFFPALFLGSSPRRAMLPAAAVLAAYVALDAWVYAFGPMALISPFDQALMRHFNSAIIIGMLSYLAIYYRKRVVSSERQLRAWAGSDPLTGLANRRHMDATIRALDADRRGGELAVLMADIDHFKSINDRFGHEGGDMVLRRVAEVIQGCVRDTDHVARWGGEEFLIILSATPLHQAAETAERIRRAVERIAFDELSCEGAPLRVTLTLGVAERAGQEALQATIRKADEYLYAGKHGGRNRVCRHADDPGRRALRQG, from the coding sequence ATGAGCACAGCACACAACGCATTCCCTTCCCAGAGCGCGACCGGCGCAGAACGTGGCGCACTACGTGGCGCACTACGTGGAGCCCGCGCCTACTGGGAGATGCAGAAGCGCTGCGCCATCATCGCCGGCTCGGTCAACGTCCTGATGCTGGTCGTGTTCCACATCGCCGGCCTCGATGCGCTGGCCCTGTTCAGCGTCGGCAGCATTGCCGCCTATGCCCTGGCCTGGCTGTGCCTGCAGCGCCGGCACAACCGCCTGGCGATCGGCCTGATGTGCGCGGAAACCGTGACCCATGCCGGCTTCGGCTTCCTGCTGGCCGGCCCGGAGAGCGGTTCGCATTATTACCTGCTGCTGTTCTTTCCCGCCCTCTTCCTCGGCTCCTCGCCGCGCAGGGCGATGCTGCCCGCCGCCGCCGTGCTGGCGGCCTACGTGGCGCTGGACGCCTGGGTCTATGCCTTCGGGCCGATGGCGCTGATCTCGCCTTTCGACCAGGCGCTGATGCGCCACTTCAACAGCGCGATCATCATCGGCATGCTGAGCTACCTGGCGATCTACTACCGCAAGCGCGTGGTGAGCTCGGAACGCCAGCTGCGCGCCTGGGCCGGCAGCGATCCGCTGACCGGCCTGGCCAACCGGCGCCACATGGACGCCACCATCCGCGCGCTGGACGCGGACCGGCGCGGCGGCGAGCTGGCGGTCCTGATGGCCGACATCGACCACTTCAAGTCGATCAACGACCGCTTCGGCCACGAAGGCGGCGACATGGTGCTGCGCCGCGTCGCCGAGGTGATCCAGGGCTGCGTCCGCGACACCGACCACGTCGCCCGCTGGGGCGGCGAGGAATTCCTGATCATCCTGTCGGCCACCCCGCTCCACCAGGCGGCGGAAACGGCGGAGCGCATCCGCCGCGCGGTCGAGCGCATCGCCTTCGACGAGCTCTCCTGCGAGGGCGCGCCGCTGCGCGTCACCCTGACCCTGGGCGTGGCCGAGCGGGCCGGCCAGGAAGCACTGCAGGCTACCATCCGCAAGGCCGACGAATACCTTTATGCCGGCAAACACGGTGGTCGCAACCGCGTCTGCCGGCATGCCGACGATCCCGGCCGGCGCGCGCTCCGGCAGGGCTGA
- a CDS encoding HD family hydrolase — translation MDDDSIAGRLAFLRAAEALKHTLRSGHTSNGRPESTAEHSWRLCLLALAFEDGLAGLDLLRVLKLCIVHDLAEAIHGDIPAPMQQDPAAKSAQERQDLAVLTAPLDAPLRAHFLALWEEYEAGATPEARAVKAMDKLETILQHNQGANPPDFDYGFNLDYGQRHTAAHPLFARVRALLDEETRARMRS, via the coding sequence ATGGACGACGACAGCATCGCCGGCCGGCTGGCCTTCCTGCGCGCCGCCGAGGCGCTCAAGCACACCCTGAGGAGCGGCCACACGTCAAACGGCCGCCCCGAGAGCACGGCGGAGCACAGCTGGCGCCTGTGCCTGCTGGCCCTGGCCTTCGAGGATGGCCTGGCAGGACTCGACCTGCTGCGGGTCCTCAAGCTGTGCATCGTGCATGACCTGGCCGAAGCCATCCACGGCGACATCCCCGCCCCCATGCAGCAGGACCCGGCCGCCAAGAGCGCGCAGGAGCGGCAGGACCTGGCCGTCCTGACCGCGCCGCTGGACGCTCCACTGCGCGCCCACTTCCTGGCGCTATGGGAAGAATACGAGGCCGGCGCGACCCCGGAGGCCCGGGCGGTCAAGGCCATGGACAAGCTCGAGACCATCCTGCAGCACAACCAGGGCGCCAATCCGCCCGATTTCGACTACGGCTTCAATCTCGACTACGGCCAGCGCCACACGGCCGCGCATCCGCTGTTCGCCCGGGTGCGGGCGCTGCTGGACGAGGAAACCCGGGCGCGCATGCGGTCTTGA
- a CDS encoding SDR family oxidoreductase, giving the protein MDLQGKIALVAGGTRGAGRGIAVELGAAGATVYVTGRSTRCQQSEYGRPETIEETAEFINAAGGAGIALQVDHLDPSQVQTLVARIRREAGRLDILVNDIWGGEHLKEWDKPVWEHDLAKGLRLLHLAIDTHLITAHYALPLMLEHSGGLLVEVTDGTAAYNADHYRINPFYDLAKVAVNRMAWAHAHDLGPRGATALAITPGWMRSEMMLELFGVSEANWREATVPHFGISETPRYVGRAVAALAKDPQRARWNGQSLSSGELAKIYGFTDLDGSQPDAFRYLLEVVEQGKAPDATGYR; this is encoded by the coding sequence ATGGATTTACAGGGAAAAATCGCACTGGTAGCCGGCGGCACGCGAGGAGCCGGGCGCGGCATCGCCGTGGAACTGGGCGCGGCCGGGGCCACCGTCTACGTCACGGGGCGCAGCACCCGCTGTCAGCAATCGGAGTACGGCCGCCCCGAAACCATCGAAGAGACCGCGGAGTTCATCAATGCGGCCGGCGGGGCCGGCATCGCGCTCCAAGTCGACCATCTGGACCCGTCGCAAGTGCAGACACTGGTGGCGCGCATCCGGCGCGAAGCAGGCAGGCTCGACATCCTGGTCAACGACATCTGGGGCGGCGAACACCTCAAGGAATGGGACAAGCCGGTCTGGGAACACGACCTCGCCAAGGGCCTGCGCCTGCTGCACCTTGCCATCGATACCCACCTGATCACGGCCCACTACGCCCTGCCCCTGATGCTGGAGCACTCGGGCGGGCTGCTGGTCGAGGTGACCGACGGTACCGCCGCTTACAACGCCGACCACTACCGCATCAATCCCTTCTACGACCTGGCCAAGGTGGCGGTCAACCGTATGGCCTGGGCCCACGCGCACGACCTCGGTCCGCGTGGCGCCACCGCGCTCGCCATCACGCCGGGCTGGATGCGCTCCGAGATGATGCTCGAACTCTTCGGCGTGAGCGAGGCGAACTGGCGCGAAGCCACCGTGCCCCACTTCGGGATCTCGGAAACCCCGCGCTACGTCGGGCGCGCCGTTGCCGCGCTCGCAAAGGACCCGCAGCGCGCACGCTGGAACGGCCAGTCGCTCTCCAGCGGCGAACTGGCGAAGATCTATGGCTTCACCGACCTGGACGGATCCCAGCCCGACGCCTTCCGCTACCTGCTCGAGGTGGTCGAGCAAGGCAAGGCGCCGGACGCCACCGGCTATCGCTGA